From Coffea arabica cultivar ET-39 chromosome 10e, Coffea Arabica ET-39 HiFi, whole genome shotgun sequence, one genomic window encodes:
- the LOC113715010 gene encoding uncharacterized protein — protein MGNAVWTTAKPESSAPSPAAVDCSELIFDMLDCMSFLNNGPADPKPSPSCCTGFETVIDADAECVCEGLKNAASMGLSVNITKAAILPSLCHVSAPSISTCNMSIAPTPSNPIPSPSTPSPAIPPPTASPPKTSPPTTNPPTNNPPTSAPTASPPSGTSPGANSPDAAAIAPSSSPSSSSGTTISSMSIFMFSAITVVGSFSFLAVIS, from the exons ATGGGCAATGCTGTGTGGACTACAGCAAAACCTGAGTCGAGTGCACCATCTCCGGCCGCTGTGGACTGCAGTGAATTAATATTTGACATGTTGGATTGCATGTCTTTCCTGAACAACGGTCCAGCTGATCCGAAACCTTCCCCTTCATGTTGCACGGGGTTTGAAACCGTGATAGATGCTGATGCTGAATGTGTGTGCGAAGGTTTGAAAAATGCTGCTAGTATGGGTCTTAGTGTCAATATTACAAAAGCTGCAATATTACCCTCACTTTGCCATGTTTCTGCTCCATCCATAAGCACTTGCAAta TGTCGATTGCTCCTACACCATCTAATCCTATACCATCACCTTCTACACCATCTCCTG CCATACCACCACCCACCGCTAGTCCCCCGAAAACTTCGCCGCCGACGACTAACCCACCGACAAATAATCCTCCGACATCAGCTCCAACAGCATCACCACCATCGGGCACTTCTCCCGGGGCAAATTCTCCAGATGCCGCGGCTATTGCACCGTCTTCTTCCCCCAGTTCTAGTTCAGGAACAACCATTAGCAGCATGtcaatttttatgttttctgCCATCACGGTTGTtggttccttttcttttttagcaGTGATTTCTTAG